In Armatimonadota bacterium, a single window of DNA contains:
- a CDS encoding YdeI/OmpD-associated family protein, giving the protein MSKEHRFVGRIERMGGRTMVPLGFHPDSVWGVKGRHCLNGTIGGATWRGTVTAYSEVWGLPTGPAWLRDNRLKVGDAVEVAVKPEGPQSDALAEDLTAAFATSPESRAFFDSLTSFHRKNYMRWIDSAKRQETRSRRIAEMMAMLREGRLK; this is encoded by the coding sequence ATGTCAAAGGAACACCGGTTTGTCGGCCGCATCGAAAGGATGGGAGGCCGCACGATGGTCCCGCTCGGCTTTCATCCGGACTCGGTCTGGGGCGTCAAGGGCCGGCACTGTCTGAACGGCACGATCGGTGGCGCGACATGGCGCGGAACCGTTACGGCCTACAGCGAAGTCTGGGGATTGCCGACGGGTCCCGCGTGGTTGCGGGACAACAGACTCAAGGTGGGGGATGCCGTCGAGGTCGCCGTAAAGCCCGAAGGGCCCCAGTCCGACGCTCTCGCAGAGGACCTCACGGCGGCGTTTGCCACGAGCCCCGAGAGCCGGGCGTTCTTCGACTCGCTGACGAGCTTTCACCGCAAGAACTACATGCGGTGGATCGACTCGGCCAAGCGCCAAGAGACCCGGTCCCGGCGCATCGCCGAGATGATGGCGATGCTCCGGGAAGGCCGGCTGAAGTGA
- a CDS encoding CHRD domain-containing protein, which translates to MNLRTYSVLAGLAVVAAHSFGAILVYGGDFSGLNESPPNASPATGTARVTIDDVANTMRVQIDFSGLTAGNTAAHIHARADSSTANGGVATTTPTFTGFPTGTTSGSYDHTFDMTLTSSFNASFVTANGGTAASAWAALRAKMADGLTYANVHTSTYPGGEIRANLGPVPEPASLAVLGLGALALISRRRRAV; encoded by the coding sequence ATGAATCTTCGAACCTATTCTGTACTTGCTGGCCTAGCGGTAGTCGCCGCCCACTCGTTTGGCGCCATTTTGGTCTATGGCGGCGACTTTAGCGGCCTGAACGAATCGCCGCCGAACGCTTCGCCTGCGACCGGAACCGCTCGCGTGACGATTGACGACGTGGCGAACACCATGCGCGTCCAGATCGACTTCAGCGGCCTGACCGCCGGCAACACCGCAGCCCACATCCACGCCCGGGCTGACTCTTCGACCGCCAATGGCGGAGTGGCCACCACGACCCCAACGTTCACCGGCTTTCCGACCGGCACGACCTCGGGCTCCTATGACCACACGTTCGACATGACGCTGACGAGCAGCTTCAACGCTTCCTTCGTCACCGCCAACGGGGGTACTGCGGCGAGTGCATGGGCCGCCCTTCGCGCCAAGATGGCGGACGGCCTCACTTACGCCAACGTCCACACCTCGACCTACCCCGGCGGCGAGATCCGGGCGAACCTCGGCCCAGTACCCGAGCCTGCCAGCCTTGCGGTGCTTGGCCTAGGCGCACTGGCGCTCATTTCGCGCCGTCGCCGGGCTGTATAG
- a CDS encoding PEP-CTERM sorting domain-containing protein (PEP-CTERM proteins occur, often in large numbers, in the proteomes of bacteria that also encode an exosortase, a predicted intramembrane cysteine proteinase. The presence of a PEP-CTERM domain at a protein's C-terminus predicts cleavage within the sorting domain, followed by covalent anchoring to some some component of the (usually Gram-negative) cell surface. Many PEP-CTERM proteins exhibit an unusual sequence composition that includes large numbers of potential glycosylation sites. Expression of one such protein has been shown restore the ability of a bacterium to form floc, a type of biofilm.), with protein MVYRAPLGVLCSLAAACALGQLSASPYYSTLSGFNDTSNMFMSQTAYDGWISHSGADPDTFINAMAITGGTTWDPDIDFFTPSGLFSYYDPGVGYGTYTFGTAISGDTNWYVGGLASRWGDVYNVDPGVYDFTLDIIGGADANATDLLASIQYVFEVAARLDVSATGEATPGVIHYGEVTQVAMTVQNHMPNRSFFSTTWFFSGGGMSQGTDSLTHVGWEGDWWEEEIVAGGSRTDGHTAWKAAGAIPTGTYQGYMGVVGGLYLGDWHWVSMTGTVPTVELVPEPSGLLVLALGGLALIRRRRV; from the coding sequence ATGGTTTATCGTGCCCCACTGGGGGTTCTTTGTTCTTTGGCCGCCGCCTGCGCTCTTGGCCAGTTGTCGGCGTCGCCCTATTACAGCACCTTGTCCGGTTTCAACGACACGAGCAACATGTTCATGTCGCAGACCGCCTATGATGGCTGGATCAGTCACTCGGGAGCCGATCCCGATACGTTCATCAACGCGATGGCGATTACAGGCGGAACGACCTGGGACCCGGACATTGACTTTTTCACCCCGTCTGGCTTGTTCAGTTATTACGACCCCGGGGTGGGTTACGGCACCTACACCTTTGGCACGGCGATCTCTGGCGATACGAACTGGTACGTCGGCGGTCTCGCCAGCAGGTGGGGTGATGTCTATAACGTAGACCCGGGGGTCTACGACTTCACGCTCGACATCATCGGTGGCGCCGATGCGAATGCGACGGACCTCTTGGCGAGCATCCAGTACGTGTTCGAAGTTGCTGCTCGCCTGGACGTCTCGGCGACCGGCGAAGCCACGCCTGGCGTGATCCACTACGGCGAAGTGACCCAAGTCGCAATGACCGTTCAGAACCACATGCCCAACCGGTCGTTCTTTTCAACGACTTGGTTCTTCTCGGGCGGAGGGATGTCGCAAGGCACCGACTCGCTCACCCATGTTGGCTGGGAAGGCGACTGGTGGGAAGAGGAAATCGTGGCTGGGGGGAGCCGGACCGATGGCCACACCGCTTGGAAGGCAGCGGGTGCGATTCCGACCGGGACGTATCAGGGCTACATGGGAGTCGTCGGCGGCCTCTATCTCGGCGACTGGCACTGGGTTTCCATGACGGGTACCGTGCCGACGGTAGAGCTCGTACCCGAGCCCAGCGGGCTGTTGGTGCTCGCACTGGGCGGTCTGGCGCTGATCAGGCGAAGGCGGGTCTAG